CACtgaaacccaccaccaaacttCAATCCAGCCACCAACCATTACCGATCCAGCCACCGAACAATCATGCAACCCATCACCGACCGACCCAAACTCTGATCTATGCCATCACCAAAACTCCACCACAGATGCCGAtcaccacaaacccacaccctCCACCGCTCCGATCCACAAACCCACACCAATCTACAAACTCAGACCTCCACCATGCCGAtcaccacaaacccacaccctCCACCACGCCGATCCACAAACTCAAACCTCCACCACGCCAAtcaccacaaacccacaccctCCACCACGCCAATCCACAAACTCAGGCCTCCACCACGCCGATCCCCACAAACCCACGCCCTCCACCTCACCATGGCAAGTCGGCAACACCATATGCACAgaatcccacaaaaaaaaaattcaaaggaaaatCCACAAAACCCGCAAGCACCGAGCAAGAGAGTTGAGACAGGAGAGTTTCAGAGAGTTGTAATATGGGATTGTGGTGTTTTGATCGGTATCGGGTgagctttattttttgtttttaattttttcatttagttaaaaataataaattaattttttttaaaatttaaattctgacATGGTAATTTtgtaatgccaaaatagatttttttttaattattattttactgtgccgtaAGTCACGTCagtattttttgttagttgggtgacgataaggacttaaatgttacacgttaattggtttaaagactaaaattgataaaaataaaatgtatagactaaaataaaaatcggatcaaaatatagagactaaaaatacatttacacctaaattttactattttcttttattcgGGGAATAGTTTGTGAAACCTCCCATTACCTCTAACTTTTTGTCAGGATTATGGTTGGGGTTTGTTGGAGTACAAGAACACATGGTACAATGGTAGATCAGTATTCATTGTTGTTTCTTTAGGAGACATCTTGGGTTATTTTGTCTGAGACATAGTTCGTAGGGCTCCTGGTCTTGAGCTTCCCTTGTTCTGTAGTGTTTTATGGGTCATTGTCTAGTTTGCTATTGAGTATTGTCATGAGTTAAAATTCTGATTCTGAAGAGGTTGgggattgggattgggattggTGAGGAAAGAGAAAGCAATTGACAAAGGCAGTGGCTGGAATAGTAAGAAGATGAGTACGAAGAGATTTATTGTGGATAATGATGACTAGTGAAAGATGAATACCAAATCCACCGAATTGTGAGGGAGACAACTTCgtgaataattaaaaattacgtAAAATGctatatttgtaatattttcacaataatatttttatattaaattttaaatagtaagTTATTATGAGGTGTTAttagttagtaaaaaaataattttagtattatatgtaaattagaactaataataattcataatctataatttgttatggaaatattataaaaaatgttataaatataatttaaaaaaaaaaattaaatgtcaGCACCCACCTGGATAGTGAAAAGGATATGTACGGTACGTACTAGAGATGAAAGGTGAGAAAGGTGGTGGCATCTCATCTACAAATACATATTTTCGGGGTCCATTTCATGGCAAAGAATAAATGCGTGTATTCAGAGAGTAATACTATCTAAAAGGCTGCAAATTGACAAGAGAGTTTTTTCAGTATAACAACTTTCCATGAGTAATGCCGGTCATGTGTGACACACTTCTACTACTCGCaacatattatataatataagttGTGTTATTTTATGTGGTACAAGTGTAGATACTACATTTTGTACCTCTTACAACTCGGGTTCTTGTTTTTCAATGATATTAAAATTCTAAGACTCttaattagataaaatttgACTTGAAGAAAGtgtttatagaaaatataatttatttttagattaaatgaactatttttgaaaaagtgaggcCACGGTAACCCTAGGACATGCGTACGCATACACGCGTATGCGCACGCATGCTCAAGCTCTCCGCACGCATGCTTCATGCATGTGTACACATACACGTGCATGCGTGCGCATGCTAGGGTTCTAGAAACTATGTAAGAAAAGTTTTCTACTTTTAAACTAGGTTTGGAATGGATCCCATATCATCTGGGAGCCGCCCAAAacccttatttttcaaatatataaaacCATAAAAGGTAATTTTTCAAGAAAGATGAATTTCAATGGTAAAACACATAAGATTCACTAAAAAATAGTAAATCGAAGAGggatttttttacaaaacatatCCTCAAGTCAAGTTTTATTTGATTGGGACATTTTTTGGTCTTGATCTTTGAGTTCTGAAGTTTACTAACTTATTTTAAATTGGTTGTGACTAGATTGACTGAGGGAAATGATCAAAATCAAGCTCTAGAGAGTTTTAGTATTGAGGTAAAGTTTCTAACTTTggctctttgtttttcttttgattttatgtttatatatgtgttctgtttgctttaatatatttgtttagtCTAGGTTTCCTTTGTGCTTTTATTCTGAGTATGTTAGGTTGTTAAATTCTTTGTTCTTGTGTTTTTGTTCTATAGTTTCTAGGTTTGGGTTCTTAGGGCGTATAAGCGTGCGCATACTGATTGCATGCGTATGCATAATCATAGTATGCTTATGCATACAGATGGGCTGCGTACGCATGCCCTATGTATGCACACGCATACTCTTGCCCAAAAACCCCAATTcacattttgtttgtttttcctttgttttagCTACATGTTAGCTTCTATTTGGTCTAGTTTTCATATCTGTATACATTTGTTTACTCTGTTTTGTTTcgcttttctttgttttatctttttatgcttattagggttttgatttgcTTAAATACCATAAACATGCATTTGGATATGATCATGCATAGATGCATAGATGATGTGATgcagtgaggtaagtcatgcataatactatgaacatgcatttgattTGGTTAATGGGTATGATATGGTTGATATGCTAGGTTGAATCCCTTGATTTTGAGGTTTGAATGTTTTAACATGTTGATCTTGATTTGCCTTATAATGTTTCTACCCGAGATTTATGCTTATATGCCATGATAGATATGAATGCAAAGTTTAGGGATGATTATGTCATGTTGATTgcttagatgcatgttagtgtgtgtgtaacttagaataatgtattaaatgtgtctttaatgagattaagacttGGAACACAATGAGTGGATGCCTGACACCTTCCCATCCCCATACTTAAACTCCGAACACGTACATTAGTACTTTCATGAAGGACGCTATATTTATGACTCCTAGACCTAAACTAGGTGGTGACTCTATTTACACTCTCTGTCATGGTCCACTCTAAGCCAAGGTGTACTTCCCACAACAAGCAATATTCATGTCTAATCATTAtaacaatttcttcttcttctagtaAATCTAACCACTTCCTTTACCAGggatttattacttttttttccactataATTTACCAAGTCATAATTGTATCAAACTTATGACATAGAAGTTTatggtctttttttctttttttatttcctcttttgtttgtgtatttttttcccctcgTCTTTATGAGAATGAATGTCAAATATACTGAGTCATACGGCCCGCATCCTAACCATTCGGTCATGTGAAAATAGTTTACGCGCTTCCTGTTAATATCATATCAGAATTACAGCAGCCTAGCAGggacctatgaagcacgggtgtgAAATtcagcaattttaaaaaaagtagagtggggtgcggcgattaaaaaattattaaaaatatttttatttatattttctatatatttttttactattaaaatattcttaaaaaacacattaaattaatgaaacaaagaaagaagaagacaaggaacacaaaaaatatatatatatataaaagaagtaACAAATATTCCGAATAAAATTGATTCAAGGCTGATTTCTTTCGGATCAAGCTACTGGCTGCCCCAACGAAGGCTCTTTTGAATAAAAAGAATGTAGTTTAcaattgaaatgaatttttcaaGGCCCTTCTGTTCTCGTAACCTTTGTCTATGACAGCCTCACAGCTGACAAATCAAGACCCTAATCATGCTCCTGTGTATaaagttatataataaaatgaaaattcttaactctttttttatttattattttttacaaaaagataaaatcctaaacataaagcaacactttttgtttttcctgCCCTTCACGTGTGCCTAACGACCTTACTGTCTTCCATTCCTTCACTTCACGCCACGTGTCCTACACTCTCTCACCTAATCATGCCACGTATCACCAATATCAGATCATTCAATGAGAATCTGCCACGTACCCATCTCAACCACAACGTGTCACATCAGGGTAAGGAAATTCTCACAATGAATAGAAACGCAGTATAAGGAAAAAGTATGCCCATCATTATTTGATTACTTGTGAAAAGCTTATCTAGGAAGTAAGAAAGGTTTCAAGTTAAGCAACAAAAGAGATTCTTCTGGGTTTCTCTCTCTAATGGCGACTCATAACTCATTGAAAATAGTTGAGGTTTACCGAGTGGCTCCTTTACCAAACTCACAAGATACAACCACCCCAAAGTCTCTCCCTCTCACCTTCTTTGACATACTCTGGCTTAGGTTGGCACCGGTCCAGCGAGTTTTCTTTTATGAAACCTCTGTTTCTATCACAACCTTCTTGGACTCCATTCTTCCAAAACTCAAGCACTCACTCTCCCTCACACTCCAACACTTCCTCCCTCTTGCCGGTACCCTCGTTTGGCCTCCAGAATCTAAACCCATCATCAATTACAAAGAGGGCGATGCAGTTTCATTCACTGTAGCTGAGTCCAATGCTAACTTCTACAATCTCTCAGGCAACAACTTTGTTCAAGCTGTGGAATACCATCCTCTTGTACCCGACTTGGCAACATTCCATGAACGTGCCAAAGTGTTAGCATTGCAAGTCACGATGTTCCCAAACTACGGGCTTTGCATTGGAATTACAGCACACCATGCTGTTCTTGATGGCCAAAGCTCAACCATGTTTATGAAATCATGGGCTCACTTGTGCAAACTTGGAGGAAATGCTTTGTCCTCGGTACCGGAGCTAACACCAAGCTTTGACAGAATGGTTATTAAGGACCCGGCTGGGCTAGAGGCAAACTTCTTGAATCAGTGGTTGAACCATGATGGACCACACAACAAGAGCTTAAAGGTGTGGGAGCTAACAACTCCACCAGATCTGGTACGAGGTACGTTTGAGTTGACTTGTACAAAATTAGAAAAGCTCAGGCAGTTGATAAAATGCAAATTGGAAGAGAACAATAATCAAGAACAAGCACTTCGCTTATCAAGGTTAACACTAACATTTGCCTACACATGGGTTTGCCTAGTTAAGGCAGAAGGACTAAGAGACACCAATTTACTTCTTTGTATTAATGCAGACGCGAGGCCTCGGTTAGAGCCTCCTATGCCTGCGAGTTATTTTGGAAACTGCGTTTCTGGTCATCTTGCAGTTGCAGACAGAAATGACTTGTTGGGAGAAAAGGGGTTGGCTGTGGCAATAAAAGCTATAATCGAAGCTATAGGAAGTTTGGATTATGGGGTACTAATAAGTGATACTGAAAATTGCCTGTCACATCTGCTCACTCTAAAGGAAGGCCAAGTGGCTCAAAGAATTGCTGGAATTGCCGGGTCACCTCGATTTGAGCTTTACAGTACTGACTTTGGATGGGGAAAGCCAACAAAGGTAGAGATGATTTCTATCGATAAAACAGGAGCTATAAGTGTTTCAGAAAGTAGAGATGATGCTGGAGGAATTCAAATTGGATTGGTTTTAAAGAAACATGAAATGGAAGTGTTTGCATCAGTATTTGCCAAAGGTCTTGAAGTCCTGTAAAGTTACGAGTAACTGGAAAGATTATGCATCTTACAGAGACGAGATAATTAGCAAAGTGCGCATATGATTGGGAAATTATAGTATCTTCGTTcttgattcagccaaaaaataaaagtatctTGGTTTTTGTGAGTGGTTATGGTACTGTAATTATTTGTGTGTTTAAGTAGGTAACGTATTTACGCCTTTTCACCTCCATGCCATTTGGCTAAGATAGGGCATCCATTTCTCGTAAATAAATGCTCTCTTTGTTTTGAACATAATCTAGTCAAGGACCCTGTGAaagttttttttgggtgaaatttgATGTTAATTATGGTTGTAACAATAAGTACTAGTTGGTACCTCATGATATTAAAAATATGAGGCATCTCACATTCAAATCCTCTCTTCATCATAACTATTgaagtatcaaaaaaaaaaagaaaaaaaaaaagatgataattaatttatataaataaaaatctaaatgaGTTTGGAATTCTTTCTCCCACCTTCAAGAAGGCTACCCAAATATTGGAAGGATACAAATCAAACTCAATTGAAATCCCTAaattatttatctaaaaaaactattattagtatggttttttttttataggaaatatgTTAATAacacctaaaaacaaaaattaaattattaattctacatctaaaagtaaaaataataataataagtgtaattaagaaaattaaataaatattattaaatttttctcTGAGAACAAGATAAGAAATTTAATTGATGAACGAAATCATTTTAGAAAACATcttccaaatctagtgatagtTCTTCCCACCACACATGACAAATCAAGATTAGCAGTTAGAACTACTCTTCTATATAGTAAGAGCTTGAGCAAGCTAACCACCttcccttaaaaaataataataataataaagaaagcaTAAAATGTTGAATCTCCACAATCATGTGATCATACATAGAAAAATATCAGAAAAATCTCACgtataaaatgattaaattatgaATGGTGGATCATTATTCTTACctataaaatgataaattgtGAGACAcgtaatcctttttttttaaatatttccaCGAATAACGGATCACTTCTATTACTTATTAAGCCATTAAGTTGGAAAGTTGGTAGCTAGGAAGAAACTTCATGATCTTtgtttttaactaaataaaGAAATACTGATCGATTCATCGTTGTGCCAAGAGCCAAACGTCTTCAACTTGTGCAAAAGAAATAAGCCAATAGCAAAAGTATTTTTAAAGACTGATTTGAAAAATTGAGGAGTAGGGTCGAAAGAATCTATCAAATCTTTGACAAATAGCTTTTATTTTGTGgagtttctttttctctttctcttagtTGCAGTTGGAGATGCCAAAAATTCCCAACCTTGTCGCATCAatcctatctctctctctctctcacacacacacacacacacacaaaatctatgtttttgtttggatttggcGTCTacatttttggctttttttttattttattttttaagtctAGCGCCtgttgcactgttcatgggtcatgaacagtgcaatcaGGTATATGAACAGTAACCAAAACTCAAACagtaaggttatgtttggtaatagtttttgttttttattttcaaaaacttgtttttgggaatataaagaaaaaacaattttcttatatttttgaaataaaaaacatgtttggttagttgaaattaaaaaaaaaaaaaggttttttgaaaaaaaaaatactaaaatatcttgttactaggatttaaactttaatgctaactcattaaatgagacagattaattatattaaatgcgtattttcattgacttttgaaattagaaattgaaaacagcattttgcatgttttcagtttccttcacaaaatgagttttgagaacagtttttattttcagtccattttgggttgccaaacaaattttttagtttcaaaaatagaaattttttttttgaaaatagaaaataaagagaaaaaacaattaccaaaaatgtcctaacttttttattgttttcagttttcagtaaaataagcggtatctaaacgtATACTATAATTGCATGTTTTGCGTGCGAGTGGATCTATCCGATATATCACTATACCTTCTTGACTCACACGTATATTTggtttcaaatattaaaaaaaaaaaagtatatttggTTTCAAATATGTATAAAGCTTTATGATATGTACGGTACATGAAAGGTGAGAAAGGTGGTGGCATTTCATCTACAAATACATATTTTCAGGGTCCATTTCATGTGACAAAATAAATGTCTATATTCAGAGAGTAATAGTATCTAAAAGACTGCAAATTGACAAGAGTTTTTTCAGTAT
This genomic stretch from Castanea sativa cultivar Marrone di Chiusa Pesio chromosome 1, ASM4071231v1 harbors:
- the LOC142621719 gene encoding phenolic glucoside malonyltransferase 1-like produces the protein MATHNSLKIVEVYRVAPLPNSQDTTTPKSLPLTFFDILWLRLAPVQRVFFYETSVSITTFLDSILPKLKHSLSLTLQHFLPLAGTLVWPPESKPIINYKEGDAVSFTVAESNANFYNLSGNNFVQAVEYHPLVPDLATFHERAKVLALQVTMFPNYGLCIGITAHHAVLDGQSSTMFMKSWAHLCKLGGNALSSVPELTPSFDRMVIKDPAGLEANFLNQWLNHDGPHNKSLKVWELTTPPDLVRGTFELTCTKLEKLRQLIKCKLEENNNQEQALRLSRLTLTFAYTWVCLVKAEGLRDTNLLLCINADARPRLEPPMPASYFGNCVSGHLAVADRNDLLGEKGLAVAIKAIIEAIGSLDYGVLISDTENCLSHLLTLKEGQVAQRIAGIAGSPRFELYSTDFGWGKPTKVEMISIDKTGAISVSESRDDAGGIQIGLVLKKHEMEVFASVFAKGLEVL